A single Micromonospora luteifusca DNA region contains:
- a CDS encoding L,D-transpeptidase family protein — MRHVRITSRLIALVVVVLVGAGACAFDPQSGGSGGGGAAPAGAAEQATGASDTPGPDQRGRSTPAAATTRPTPTPTSKPTRSATPKPTPSTGTPTVAGCPQGQHQREVETYLARLGGFGAVTVDGRQSAADCAAIKKFQKRYGIRPVEGRAGPTTYDVAQRLATTDPARCKAGTGTTFCVDLTRQTVWAVRGGKVIMPPTVTRTGMSGYRTPAGTFTVNFRNPKEWSDPYEVWLPYWQHFTQGMGFHETTTYLHDKSIGSHGCVNLLHADAVRMWELGKVGTRVVLIGRRPGT; from the coding sequence ATGAGGCATGTTCGGATCACTTCCCGGCTGATTGCCCTGGTGGTGGTTGTGCTGGTCGGCGCCGGTGCGTGCGCGTTCGATCCGCAGTCCGGTGGGAGTGGTGGCGGGGGAGCTGCCCCAGCCGGGGCGGCGGAACAGGCAACGGGGGCGAGCGACACGCCCGGGCCGGACCAGCGCGGCCGGTCGACGCCGGCCGCCGCCACGACCAGACCGACACCGACCCCGACGTCGAAACCCACCCGCAGCGCAACGCCGAAGCCGACGCCCAGCACCGGTACGCCGACCGTCGCCGGCTGCCCGCAGGGCCAGCACCAGCGCGAGGTGGAGACCTACCTGGCCCGGTTGGGCGGGTTCGGCGCCGTGACCGTGGACGGCCGGCAGTCCGCCGCCGACTGCGCCGCGATCAAGAAGTTCCAGAAGAGGTACGGCATTCGCCCCGTCGAGGGTCGCGCCGGACCCACCACGTACGACGTGGCCCAGCGCCTCGCCACCACCGACCCGGCCCGTTGCAAGGCTGGCACGGGCACCACGTTCTGCGTCGACCTGACCCGGCAGACCGTCTGGGCGGTCCGCGGCGGCAAGGTGATCATGCCTCCGACGGTGACCCGCACCGGAATGTCCGGCTACCGCACCCCCGCCGGCACGTTCACCGTCAACTTCCGCAACCCGAAGGAGTGGTCCGACCCGTACGAGGTGTGGCTGCCGTACTGGCAGCACTTCACCCAGGGCATGGGCTTCCACGAGACCACCACCTACCTGCACGACAAGTCGATCGGCTCGCACGGCTGCGTCAACCTGTTGCACGCCGACGCCGTCCGCATGTGGGAGTTGGGGAAGGTCGGCACCCGGGTGGTGCTGATCGGCCGCCGCCCCGGCACCTGA
- a CDS encoding HAD family hydrolase gives MYALTVGFDLDMTLVDSRPGIAATYRALTARTGVPVDAELAVSRLGPPLRTEIAHWFPPEQVESAVRVYRELYPAYAITPTVPLPGAREAIDAIRARGGRVLVVTSKIGRLAQLHLDHLGLTVDELAGDLFAEQKATALREHDATHYVGDHVADMVAAVTAGVPGIGVATGPCSPDELRAAGADVVLDDLSEFPAALDGMIQLALEQ, from the coding sequence ATGTACGCCCTGACGGTCGGATTTGATCTCGACATGACCCTGGTTGACTCCCGCCCCGGCATCGCCGCGACCTACCGGGCGCTGACCGCGAGGACCGGTGTGCCGGTGGACGCGGAGCTGGCGGTGTCCCGTCTCGGCCCGCCGCTTCGTACCGAGATCGCCCACTGGTTTCCGCCAGAGCAGGTCGAGTCGGCGGTTCGCGTGTACCGCGAGCTGTATCCGGCGTACGCGATCACTCCGACGGTCCCGCTGCCCGGCGCGCGGGAGGCCATCGACGCGATTCGTGCTCGCGGCGGCCGTGTGCTGGTCGTCACTTCCAAGATCGGCCGGTTGGCCCAGCTGCACCTGGATCACCTGGGCCTCACGGTCGACGAGTTGGCCGGTGACCTGTTCGCGGAGCAGAAGGCGACCGCCCTGCGGGAGCACGACGCGACCCACTACGTCGGTGACCATGTGGCCGACATGGTCGCGGCGGTGACCGCCGGGGTGCCCGGCATCGGCGTCGCGACCGGCCCGTGCTCCCCCGACGAGCTGCGCGCGGCCGGGGCGGACGTGGTGCTGGATGATCTCTCCGAATTCCCGGCGGCGCTGGACGGCATGATCCAGCTAGCCTTGGAGCAGTAG
- a CDS encoding 1,4-dihydroxy-6-naphthoate synthase — protein MALSLAISPCPNDTFVFHALVHGRVPGAPPVEVTYADVDVTNTAAERGAFDLVKVSFAALPWLLDDYHLLPCGGALGRGCGPLVLTRGDRDGGPDRTDLTGATVAVPGDRTTAYLLFRLWSAGRPPARIEVVPFHEIMPGVAAGRYDAGLVIHEARFTYHRHGLSALVDLGEWWEADTGLPIPLGAILARRGAVDPEAAAGWVRESVRQAWADPAASREYVLAHAQEMELDVVDRHIGLYVNEFTADLGEAGFAAVTALLDRAATAGLVPQTSSSFATAWTS, from the coding sequence GTGGCGCTCTCTCTGGCGATCTCGCCCTGCCCCAACGACACGTTCGTCTTCCACGCCCTGGTGCACGGGCGGGTGCCCGGCGCGCCGCCGGTCGAGGTGACGTACGCCGACGTGGACGTCACCAACACGGCGGCCGAGCGGGGCGCGTTCGACCTGGTGAAGGTGAGCTTCGCGGCGTTGCCCTGGCTGCTCGACGACTACCACCTGCTGCCCTGCGGTGGCGCGCTCGGTCGCGGCTGCGGCCCGCTCGTGCTCACCCGGGGCGACCGCGACGGCGGGCCGGACCGCACCGACCTGACCGGTGCCACGGTGGCGGTGCCGGGTGACCGGACGACCGCGTACCTGCTGTTCCGGCTCTGGTCGGCCGGGCGTCCGCCGGCCCGGATCGAGGTGGTCCCGTTCCACGAGATCATGCCGGGTGTCGCGGCCGGCCGTTACGACGCTGGGCTGGTCATCCACGAGGCCCGGTTCACCTACCACCGGCACGGCCTGAGCGCCCTGGTCGACCTCGGCGAGTGGTGGGAGGCCGACACCGGCCTGCCCATCCCCCTGGGCGCGATCCTGGCCCGGCGTGGCGCGGTGGACCCGGAGGCCGCGGCCGGATGGGTCCGCGAGTCGGTCCGGCAGGCCTGGGCGGACCCGGCGGCCAGCCGAGAGTACGTGCTGGCGCACGCCCAGGAGATGGAACTCGACGTGGTGGACCGGCACATCGGCCTCTACGTCAACGAGTTCACCGCCGACCTGGGTGAGGCCGGATTCGCCGCGGTGACGGCACTGCTTGACCGCGCCGCCACCGCCGGGCTGGTGCCTCAGACCTCCAGCTCGTTCGCAACGGCGTGGACCAGCTGA
- a CDS encoding helix-turn-helix domain-containing protein: MAADSGAIDVGATLRDLRRHADLSQRELAERSGVPKSTLARIEAGQGAGPAFRTVERLVRAAGGEVVLKLPDARSSAAADESPQPPDNELRDELRDEAGRRYPAHLDVRRVLTLKDWPAAWWVHSYTLPRRLWPVRVPELTYDLDRARRDERRLRARTRAQVRFRRAFEGLPATSWRFLAEVPGAGPVGELRAHERSLDLLLGEDWGDRRELVLESVVVAPGLRTLGMGRQLIELLAREMAVADIRAIHAIAEGGNVEFLLACGFELQAGRPSALTLEVRPPRR; the protein is encoded by the coding sequence ATGGCTGCCGACTCGGGTGCGATCGACGTGGGGGCAACCCTGCGCGATCTTCGTCGACATGCCGACCTGAGCCAGCGCGAGTTGGCCGAGAGGTCCGGGGTCCCGAAGAGCACGTTGGCTCGGATCGAGGCGGGGCAGGGTGCCGGGCCGGCGTTCCGCACCGTGGAGCGGCTGGTCCGTGCGGCCGGCGGTGAGGTCGTTCTCAAACTCCCCGACGCCCGCTCCTCTGCGGCGGCTGACGAGTCACCGCAGCCGCCCGACAACGAGCTGCGGGACGAGTTGCGGGACGAGGCCGGCCGTCGGTACCCAGCGCACCTCGACGTCCGTCGAGTTCTGACCCTCAAGGACTGGCCGGCCGCCTGGTGGGTGCACTCCTACACCCTTCCGCGGCGGTTGTGGCCGGTACGCGTCCCGGAGCTGACCTATGACCTCGATCGAGCACGACGTGACGAGCGGCGGCTGCGGGCCCGGACTCGGGCCCAGGTGCGGTTTCGGCGCGCGTTCGAAGGGCTGCCGGCCACCTCGTGGCGCTTTCTCGCCGAGGTGCCCGGGGCTGGGCCGGTCGGTGAGTTGAGGGCCCATGAGCGAAGCCTGGACCTCCTCCTCGGCGAGGATTGGGGCGACCGGCGTGAGCTGGTGTTGGAGAGCGTCGTTGTTGCTCCCGGCCTACGGACCCTGGGCATGGGCCGTCAGCTGATCGAGCTGCTGGCCCGGGAGATGGCAGTCGCCGACATCCGGGCCATCCACGCGATAGCCGAGGGCGGCAACGTCGAGTTTCTGCTCGCCTGCGGGTTCGAGCTGCAGGCGGGTCGGCCGTCGGCGCTCACGCTCGAAGTCCGTCCGCCTCGGCGGTAG
- a CDS encoding futalosine hydrolase — protein MTGLLVVTAVPAEADAVRAGLADSTVTVAPVGVGPAVAGAATARLLALAEAAGRPYRAVVSAGVAGGFTGRAEVGDTVLGTASIAADLGAESPGGFIPVDELGMPLALLGAGSVVRADPGLLAALRAALPAATTGPVLTVSTVTGTAASTAELRRRHPEAVAEAMEGYGVAVAAAQAGVPFAELRTISNPIGPRDRDAWRLREALTALTAAAPALR, from the coding sequence GTGACCGGCCTGTTGGTGGTGACGGCGGTGCCAGCCGAGGCGGACGCGGTCCGCGCCGGACTGGCCGACTCCACCGTGACCGTCGCCCCGGTCGGCGTGGGCCCGGCCGTCGCCGGTGCCGCCACCGCCCGGCTGTTGGCGCTGGCCGAGGCTGCGGGACGCCCGTACCGTGCGGTGGTCAGCGCCGGCGTTGCCGGCGGCTTCACCGGGCGGGCCGAGGTCGGTGACACGGTGCTCGGCACCGCCAGCATCGCCGCCGACCTGGGTGCCGAGTCACCGGGCGGTTTCATCCCCGTCGACGAGCTGGGCATGCCGCTCGCACTGCTCGGTGCCGGCAGTGTGGTGCGGGCCGACCCGGGCCTGCTGGCGGCACTGCGGGCCGCCCTTCCGGCGGCCACGACCGGTCCGGTGCTCACGGTCAGCACGGTCACCGGCACCGCAGCCAGCACCGCGGAGCTGCGCCGAAGGCATCCGGAGGCGGTCGCCGAGGCCATGGAGGGGTACGGCGTGGCGGTCGCCGCGGCGCAGGCCGGTGTGCCCTTCGCCGAGCTACGCACCATCTCCAACCCGATCGGCCCCCGTGACCGGGATGCCTGGCGTCTGCGCGAGGCCCTCACCGCCCTGACCGCAGCGGCCCCGGCGCTGCGCTGA
- a CDS encoding helicase-associated domain-containing protein has translation MTTSLADHLRSLPDESLAALLQLRPDLVVPVPADVSALAIRAQSRVSVARALDGLDQFTLQILDAARLTRSLDDGTTATDAVLAMATAGPHPPAPTAIRAAVGRLRALFLLYGPEHALQVVPAVDEVAPYPAGLGRPAAELDPRTAALCADPAKLRRTLLAAPPSARAILDRLAAGPPVGSVPPGALQAPPLGAEDPVLSDPTNGGAPTGSPVRWLVDNRLLVPVTTGSSTTSGTVELPREVGLLLRRDSGPLGPLRTSPPPVAAAPREPKAVDSAGAGQTMEVVRHTEGLLEQLADEPAPVLRSGGIGVRDLRRLARTAGLDEPTAALLLEVAYAAGLAGELEMPGATTSRYGADQQVLPTGGYEVWRAGSLAQRWEQLARAWLTMTRQVGLVGRRDDRDRPITALSAEAERASVPATRRAVLSVLADLEPATAPTPEEVQDLLDWRAPRRSRGRDATHREVLAEAAQLGVTGLGALTSYGRLLLGELTSADERGGDDPLGVHADVESGDPSSAVRALDALLPAPVDHFLVQADLTVVVPGPPEPALAVELEAMTELESAGGASVHRVTTASVRRALDSGYTADDLHDVFRRRSRTPVPQGLTYLVDDVARKHGGLRVGLAGAYLRSDDEALLSEVLADRRLESLALRRLAPTVLCTQYQVGRLLGALRDAGFAPVQEDGSGSAVLARPRIRRAPARVSVTTRTLDPLAAPKLPMPRLLGVVEHIRRGDAAARAARRAPAVVRGGAPGLGGGPVPAHTHSEALAVLQQAVRDKALVWVGYVDAHGATASRLLKPVSIGAGYLRAEDERTEMLHTFALHRITAAVLAD, from the coding sequence ATGACCACCTCACTCGCCGACCACCTGCGGTCACTGCCCGATGAGTCGCTGGCCGCGCTGCTCCAGCTGCGGCCCGACCTCGTCGTGCCCGTGCCGGCCGACGTCTCCGCCCTGGCCATCCGGGCCCAGTCCCGGGTCTCGGTGGCCCGCGCGCTGGACGGGCTGGACCAGTTCACCCTCCAGATCCTCGACGCGGCCCGCCTCACCCGAAGTCTGGACGACGGCACCACGGCCACCGACGCCGTACTCGCGATGGCGACCGCCGGGCCGCACCCACCGGCCCCGACGGCCATCCGAGCCGCCGTGGGTCGGCTCCGCGCGCTGTTCCTGCTGTACGGCCCGGAGCACGCGCTGCAAGTGGTGCCCGCCGTCGACGAAGTCGCCCCGTACCCCGCTGGGCTCGGCCGGCCAGCCGCGGAGCTGGACCCGCGCACGGCCGCGCTCTGCGCGGACCCGGCGAAGCTTCGGCGGACGCTGCTCGCCGCCCCACCCTCGGCCCGGGCGATCCTGGACCGGTTGGCGGCTGGCCCACCGGTGGGCAGCGTGCCCCCGGGCGCGTTGCAGGCACCGCCGCTAGGTGCGGAGGACCCGGTGCTCTCCGACCCGACCAACGGAGGCGCCCCGACCGGGTCCCCGGTGCGCTGGCTCGTCGACAACCGGCTGCTGGTCCCCGTGACGACCGGCTCGTCGACGACCAGCGGCACGGTGGAGTTGCCCCGCGAGGTCGGCCTGCTGCTGCGCCGCGACAGCGGGCCGCTCGGGCCACTGCGCACCAGCCCGCCACCGGTGGCTGCCGCACCCCGCGAGCCGAAGGCGGTCGACTCGGCGGGAGCCGGGCAGACGATGGAGGTGGTCCGCCACACCGAAGGGCTGCTGGAGCAACTCGCCGACGAGCCCGCGCCGGTGCTGCGCTCGGGCGGCATCGGCGTGCGGGACCTGCGTCGGTTGGCACGTACCGCCGGGCTGGACGAACCGACCGCCGCGCTGCTGCTCGAAGTGGCGTACGCGGCGGGGCTCGCGGGCGAGCTGGAGATGCCCGGCGCGACCACCAGCCGGTACGGGGCGGACCAGCAGGTGCTGCCGACCGGCGGGTACGAGGTGTGGCGAGCCGGCTCGCTGGCCCAGCGTTGGGAGCAGCTCGCCCGAGCCTGGCTGACCATGACCCGGCAGGTCGGGCTGGTCGGCCGCCGTGACGACCGGGACCGGCCGATCACCGCGCTTTCCGCCGAAGCCGAACGGGCCAGCGTGCCGGCCACCCGGCGGGCGGTGCTCAGCGTGCTCGCCGACCTGGAGCCGGCGACCGCCCCCACCCCGGAGGAAGTGCAGGACCTGCTGGACTGGCGGGCGCCGCGACGCAGCCGAGGCAGGGACGCAACCCACCGGGAGGTGCTGGCGGAGGCCGCACAGCTCGGCGTCACCGGGCTGGGAGCGCTCACGTCGTACGGGCGACTGTTGCTGGGTGAGCTGACGTCGGCCGACGAGCGGGGCGGCGACGACCCGCTGGGCGTGCACGCCGACGTCGAGAGCGGCGACCCGTCCAGCGCCGTCCGAGCGCTGGACGCGCTGCTGCCCGCCCCGGTCGACCACTTCCTGGTGCAGGCCGACCTGACGGTGGTGGTGCCTGGCCCACCCGAGCCGGCACTCGCCGTCGAGTTGGAGGCGATGACCGAACTCGAGTCGGCCGGCGGCGCCAGCGTGCACCGGGTCACCACGGCGAGCGTGCGGCGAGCACTGGATTCCGGCTACACGGCCGACGACCTGCACGACGTGTTCCGGCGACGGTCGCGTACCCCGGTGCCGCAGGGGCTCACCTACCTGGTCGACGACGTGGCCCGTAAGCACGGCGGGCTGCGGGTCGGGTTGGCCGGGGCGTACCTGCGCAGCGACGACGAGGCTCTGCTCAGCGAGGTGCTGGCCGACCGTCGGCTGGAGTCGTTGGCACTGCGCCGGCTCGCGCCGACGGTGCTGTGTACGCAGTACCAGGTCGGTCGGTTGCTGGGCGCGCTGCGCGACGCCGGGTTCGCCCCGGTGCAGGAGGACGGCAGCGGCAGCGCCGTGCTGGCCCGGCCACGGATCCGGCGGGCCCCGGCCCGGGTGTCGGTGACCACCCGGACGCTCGATCCGCTGGCCGCCCCGAAGCTGCCCATGCCCCGGCTGCTCGGGGTGGTGGAACACATCCGACGGGGTGACGCGGCGGCGCGGGCGGCCCGACGGGCACCGGCGGTGGTCCGCGGTGGGGCGCCGGGGTTGGGCGGTGGCCCGGTGCCGGCGCACACGCACAGCGAGGCCCTGGCGGTGCTCCAGCAGGCGGTGCGCGACAAGGCGCTGGTCTGGGTCGGTTACGTCGACGCACACGGGGCGACGGCGTCCCGACTGCTCAAGCCGGTCTCGATCGGCGCCGGCTACCTACGCGCCGAGGACGAGCGGACGGAGATGCTGCACACCTTCGCGCTGCACCGAATCACCGCGGCGGTGCTGGCGGACTGA
- a CDS encoding cold-shock protein encodes MPTGRVKWYDTAKGYGFVTSDEGGDVFLPKGALPAGVTDLKGGQRVDFSVVDSRRGAQAMGVKLLDAPPSMAELRRRPAEELHGLVEDMIKVLEAKVQPDLRRGRYPDKKAAQKIAQLVHAVANELEV; translated from the coding sequence GTGCCTACGGGTCGAGTGAAGTGGTACGACACGGCCAAGGGATACGGCTTCGTCACCAGTGACGAGGGCGGCGACGTGTTCCTGCCCAAGGGGGCGTTGCCGGCGGGTGTCACGGACCTCAAGGGTGGCCAGCGGGTCGACTTCAGTGTGGTGGACAGCCGCCGGGGCGCACAAGCCATGGGAGTCAAGCTGCTGGACGCGCCACCGTCGATGGCGGAGTTGCGCCGGCGGCCGGCCGAGGAGCTGCACGGCCTGGTCGAAGACATGATCAAGGTGCTGGAGGCGAAGGTCCAGCCGGACCTGCGCCGGGGTCGGTACCCGGACAAGAAGGCCGCGCAGAAGATTGCTCAGCTGGTCCACGCCGTTGCGAACGAGCTGGAGGTCTGA
- a CDS encoding DNA repair helicase XPB, producing the protein MSGGPLIVQSDKTLLLEIDHPDAQACRMAIAPFAELERSPEHVHTYRLTPLGLWNARAAGHDAEGVVDSLIKYSRYPVPHALLVDVADTMDRYGRLQLANDPAYGLVLRALDRLVLIEVAKSKKLAGMLGDKIDDDTIRVHPSERGRLKQALLKLGWPAEDLAGYVDGEAHPIELAEAGKDGRKPWTLRSYQREAVEAFWAGGSGVVVLPCGAGKTLVGAAAMAEAKATTLILVTNTVAGRQWKRELIARTSLTEEEIGEYSGERKEIRPVTIATYQVLTSRRGGAFTHLDLFGARDWGLVVYDEVHLLPAPIFRFTADLQARRRLGLTATLVREDGREGDVFSLIGPKRYDAPWKDIESQGWIAPAECTEVRVTLTDAERMSYATAEAEERYRMAATARTKLPVVKALVDRHPDDQVLVIGAYIDQLHQLGEYLDAPIIQGSTTNKERERLFDAFRTGEIRTLVISKVGNFSIDLPEAAVAIQVSGTFGSRQEEAQRLGRVLRPKADGRQAHFYTVVSRDTIDTEYAAHRQRFLAEQGYAYTIVDADDVLGPSLPSFD; encoded by the coding sequence GTGAGCGGTGGACCACTGATCGTGCAGTCGGACAAGACCCTGCTGCTGGAGATCGACCACCCCGACGCGCAGGCGTGCCGGATGGCGATCGCACCGTTCGCCGAGTTGGAGCGCTCGCCGGAGCACGTGCACACCTATCGGCTGACCCCGCTGGGCCTGTGGAACGCGCGGGCGGCGGGGCACGACGCGGAGGGTGTGGTCGACTCGCTGATCAAGTACTCCCGTTACCCGGTGCCGCACGCGCTGCTGGTGGACGTCGCCGACACGATGGACCGGTACGGCCGGCTCCAACTCGCCAACGACCCGGCGTACGGGCTGGTGCTGCGCGCGCTGGACCGGCTGGTGCTGATCGAGGTGGCCAAGAGCAAGAAGCTCGCCGGAATGCTCGGCGACAAGATCGACGATGACACCATCCGGGTACACCCGTCCGAGCGCGGCCGACTCAAGCAGGCACTGCTCAAGCTGGGCTGGCCCGCGGAGGACCTGGCCGGTTACGTCGACGGTGAGGCGCACCCGATCGAGCTGGCCGAGGCCGGCAAGGACGGGCGCAAGCCGTGGACGCTGCGGTCGTACCAGCGGGAAGCTGTCGAGGCGTTCTGGGCCGGCGGCTCGGGTGTGGTGGTGCTGCCCTGCGGCGCCGGCAAGACCCTGGTCGGCGCGGCGGCGATGGCCGAGGCGAAGGCGACCACGCTGATCCTGGTCACCAACACCGTCGCCGGCCGGCAGTGGAAGCGGGAGTTGATCGCCCGCACGTCGCTGACCGAGGAGGAGATCGGGGAGTACTCCGGGGAGCGCAAGGAGATCCGCCCGGTCACCATCGCGACGTACCAGGTGCTCACCTCGCGGCGCGGCGGCGCGTTCACCCACCTGGACCTGTTCGGGGCCCGCGACTGGGGCCTGGTCGTCTACGACGAGGTGCACCTGCTGCCCGCGCCGATCTTCCGGTTCACTGCGGACCTCCAGGCCCGCCGCCGGTTGGGCCTGACGGCGACTCTGGTACGCGAGGACGGCCGCGAGGGTGACGTGTTCAGCCTGATCGGCCCGAAGCGGTACGACGCGCCGTGGAAGGACATCGAGTCGCAGGGCTGGATCGCACCGGCCGAGTGCACCGAGGTTCGGGTGACGCTGACCGACGCGGAGCGGATGTCGTACGCGACGGCGGAGGCCGAGGAGCGCTACCGGATGGCGGCGACCGCCCGCACGAAGCTGCCGGTGGTGAAGGCGCTGGTCGACCGGCACCCGGACGACCAGGTGCTGGTGATCGGCGCGTACATCGACCAGTTGCATCAGCTCGGCGAATACCTGGACGCGCCGATCATCCAGGGCTCGACCACGAACAAGGAACGGGAGCGCCTCTTCGACGCCTTCCGCACCGGCGAGATCCGCACGTTGGTGATCTCCAAGGTGGGCAACTTCTCCATCGACCTGCCCGAGGCGGCGGTGGCGATCCAGGTGTCGGGGACGTTCGGGTCGCGGCAGGAGGAGGCGCAGCGGTTGGGTCGGGTGCTCCGGCCGAAGGCGGACGGCCGGCAGGCGCACTTCTACACGGTCGTCTCCCGGGACACGATCGACACGGAGTACGCGGCGCACCGGCAGCGGTTCCTGGCCGAGCAGGGGTACGCATACACGATCGTCGACGCCGACGACGTCCTCGGCCCATCTCTGCCGTCCTTCGACTGA
- a CDS encoding DUF4267 domain-containing protein, producing the protein MLAPLAYGLAVVLSLFVAFIGARFLLVPQAAAAGYGVPARPDGDPAYLTVKGLKDLTFGLLGLALIAFTTADAVAWFMLIVALVPLGDTLIVLRNGGTKAVAFGIHFATAVVVLLNAALLFAL; encoded by the coding sequence ATGCTGGCACCTCTCGCCTACGGGCTCGCCGTCGTACTCAGCCTCTTCGTCGCCTTCATCGGCGCGCGGTTCCTGCTGGTGCCGCAGGCTGCGGCCGCCGGGTACGGCGTACCGGCCCGCCCGGACGGCGACCCCGCCTACCTGACGGTCAAAGGGCTGAAGGACCTCACCTTCGGGCTGCTCGGCCTCGCCCTGATCGCCTTCACCACCGCCGACGCGGTCGCGTGGTTCATGCTGATCGTCGCGCTCGTCCCGCTGGGCGACACCCTCATCGTGCTGCGCAATGGCGGAACGAAAGCTGTCGCCTTCGGCATCCACTTCGCCACCGCAGTCGTCGTCCTCCTGAACGCCGCCCTGCTCTTCGCCCTGTGA
- a CDS encoding TetR/AcrR family transcriptional regulator — MSTQARRERERAEREQAIIAAARDLALAEGWDAVTTRRLAAEIEYSQPVLYSHFKGKDAIMAAVAVEGFAELATALISARASAADPRQAVADVAAAYVAFAQQRPAIYDAMFTLAVDLPFASQEVPTDLARGFAELSETVRPVAADDDLEAVTETFWAGLHGLVTLMRSGRLRRADHDRRLAVLVGRFSP, encoded by the coding sequence ATGTCGACACAGGCACGCCGGGAGCGTGAGCGGGCTGAACGGGAGCAGGCGATCATCGCCGCGGCACGAGACCTGGCGTTGGCCGAAGGCTGGGACGCGGTGACCACCCGACGGCTCGCCGCCGAGATCGAATACAGCCAGCCCGTCCTCTACAGCCACTTCAAGGGCAAGGACGCCATCATGGCGGCGGTCGCCGTCGAGGGCTTCGCCGAGCTGGCCACCGCGCTGATCTCGGCCCGGGCCTCCGCCGCCGACCCCCGGCAGGCGGTCGCCGACGTGGCAGCCGCGTACGTCGCGTTCGCCCAGCAGCGGCCAGCGATCTACGACGCGATGTTCACCCTCGCCGTGGATCTGCCGTTCGCCAGCCAGGAGGTGCCAACCGACCTGGCCCGGGGCTTCGCCGAACTGTCCGAGACAGTGCGCCCGGTCGCCGCGGACGACGACCTGGAGGCGGTCACCGAGACCTTCTGGGCCGGCCTGCACGGGCTGGTCACACTGATGCGCAGCGGCCGGCTCCGCCGCGCCGACCACGACCGGCGGCTCGCGGTCCTGGTAGGCCGTTTCTCCCCGTGA